ATTAGCCTATGAATAACTTTAAGAAATTTAAAATGTTTTTTTCACTTTCATGGAAAATATCACCTTCTTATATAATCCTCCTTATTCTTAGTACACTTATAAGCAGTGGTCAGGTTTTCATAAATGTTATTCTTCCAAAATATTTAATAGATGAGTTAACAGGAAGTGGAGAGATAGAGAAGCTAATTTTTATAGGTTCACTGATTGTTTTTTCAAATGTATTCTTTGCACTTTTATCAAATACCATGAAGCGTGTTATGGATGTAAAAAACATATATATGCGTGAAAAAATGAGTCAGGTGATGGCAGAGAAGATTATGAATGTTGAGTTTTCTTATCTTGAGAATCCCTATTATTTAGCTTTAAAAGAGAGAGCAGTTTTTGCATCTAATAATCAATCTGCAATGGAAAGAATGATAAATAGTGTAGCAGCAATGCTGAAAAATCTTGTAACAATAATAGGTCTTGTGGCTTTAATGTTTATGCTTAGCCCCTTGTTAGTAATTTTCCTAGCCATAACAATTGGTATATCTCTACTGATATATAGATTTTTTATGAAATATCAAATGAACTTTTTCCAGGAAATAATTCCTGTTAACCGCAGATATGGCTACTATGTAAGTCAATGTTACAATGACAAGCTTCAAAAAGACATAAGACTTTATGGTATGAGCAAAATGTTAACAGACCGAGTAACTGAATATAATAATGAAATAAATGAATGGCTCAGTGGATTTTATCAGAAACAGGGTAAATATCTAGGATTATATGGAGTTATTAATGATTTGCAGGCGGCAATTGCTTATGGTTATGTGGGTATAAGAGTAATAACAGATGCATTTGGACCCAGGATAGGTTTAGGCTCCTTTACTATGTACGTTTCAGCAGCTATTAATTTTACAACTGCAACAGCAGAATTTGGTAAGAATATAATGACTATAGCTCAAGTCCTCGGATATTTAGAGCCTTTTATGGAATTTATGTCTCTGCCAGACGAAGGCAAGGTAGGAGGAAGCCTTGAATTTGCAGGTGAAATAGAGAACATTGAGTTTAAAAATGTTTCCTTCAAATACCCGGGAAGCGATAAGCTAGTGCTACAGGAT
The sequence above is drawn from the Proteiniborus sp. DW1 genome and encodes:
- a CDS encoding ABC transporter ATP-binding protein, producing the protein MFFSLSWKISPSYIILLILSTLISSGQVFINVILPKYLIDELTGSGEIEKLIFIGSLIVFSNVFFALLSNTMKRVMDVKNIYMREKMSQVMAEKIMNVEFSYLENPYYLALKERAVFASNNQSAMERMINSVAAMLKNLVTIIGLVALMFMLSPLLVIFLAITIGISLLIYRFFMKYQMNFFQEIIPVNRRYGYYVSQCYNDKLQKDIRLYGMSKMLTDRVTEYNNEINEWLSGFYQKQGKYLGLYGVINDLQAAIAYGYVGIRVITDAFGPRIGLGSFTMYVSAAINFTTATAEFGKNIMTIAQVLGYLEPFMEFMSLPDEGKVGGSLEFAGEIENIEFKNVSFKYPGSDKLVLQDISFEIKRGEKISIVGLNGAGKTTLIKLICRLYRPTSGQIFINGQDIFEYEHESYMKKIAAVFQDYKLFAFSVEENITCQELNKDAHRTMELIEEVGLKEKISNLPDGIKSMFGKAYDEKGIEMSG